Proteins from a single region of Pseudodesulfovibrio portus:
- the thiL gene encoding thiamine-phosphate kinase, with product MKSEEAFLGFIDEFFPNKHDFLVLGRGDDCAVLKADKDYCVSSDLFLEDVHFRRDYFSPADIGYKALAVNISDIAAMGAKPVAFTMDLMAPADVDDDFWREFLKSMSMLARQNDIVLAGGDLSRADRIGVSISIFGVSGSTGFIRRGNCSYGDILFTIGDIGLARAGMMSLEAVGEKARETLPAAVMAHLRPKPKIMIGTLLNAAGVKALMDVSDGLARDLPRLLGPDLGADLTLDASMLNSNVITFAETIGIDPVEFAVLGGEDYALLGAVSPFEAGKAESVPGFTRIGTVTRTPGITLNGQPFTAEGFDHFSQ from the coding sequence ATGAAAAGCGAAGAAGCCTTCCTCGGATTCATCGACGAGTTCTTTCCCAACAAGCACGATTTCCTCGTCCTCGGGCGCGGCGACGACTGCGCGGTGCTCAAGGCCGACAAGGACTACTGCGTGTCCTCGGACCTCTTTCTGGAAGACGTCCATTTCCGGCGCGACTATTTCTCCCCCGCCGACATCGGCTACAAGGCCCTGGCCGTAAACATCTCCGACATCGCGGCCATGGGGGCCAAGCCCGTGGCCTTCACCATGGACCTGATGGCCCCGGCGGACGTGGACGACGATTTCTGGCGCGAATTCCTCAAGTCCATGTCCATGCTCGCCCGGCAAAACGACATCGTGCTGGCAGGCGGGGACCTGAGCCGCGCGGACAGGATAGGCGTGTCCATCTCCATTTTCGGCGTGAGCGGCTCCACCGGCTTTATCAGGCGCGGAAACTGCTCCTACGGCGACATCCTGTTCACCATCGGCGACATCGGCCTGGCCCGCGCCGGGATGATGAGCCTGGAAGCTGTGGGGGAAAAAGCGAGAGAGACCCTGCCCGCCGCCGTCATGGCCCATTTGCGTCCGAAACCGAAAATCATGATCGGCACCCTGCTGAACGCTGCCGGCGTCAAAGCGCTCATGGATGTTTCCGACGGCCTGGCACGGGACCTGCCCCGGCTCTTGGGTCCGGATCTGGGCGCGGATCTGACGCTTGACGCGTCCATGCTCAACAGCAACGTCATCACCTTTGCCGAAACCATCGGCATCGACCCCGTTGAATTCGCCGTACTCGGCGGCGAGGACTATGCCCTGCTCGGCGCGGTCTCCCCGTTCGAAGCGGGCAAGGCGGAATCCGTGCCCGGCTTCACCCGCATCGGCACGGTGACCAGGACGCCGGGCATCACCCTGAACGGACAGCCGTTCACGGCGGAGGGATTCGACCATTTCAGTCAATAA
- the ilvN gene encoding acetolactate synthase small subunit, with translation MSKHTLSVMVENEPGVLSRVAGLFSGRGFNIMSLNVAPTLEKGVSLMTIVAEGDDAIIEQIVKQLRKLIPTIKVKDLTELKSVEREMVLVKVNAEDSKRAEILRIVDIFRCKVVDVSADELTIEITGDQGKIGAIVNLLTRFGIKEIARTGNVAMQRSMQIDL, from the coding sequence ATGAGCAAGCACACACTTTCCGTCATGGTCGAAAATGAGCCGGGTGTCCTGTCCCGCGTGGCCGGGCTCTTTTCCGGGCGCGGATTCAATATCATGTCCCTGAACGTGGCCCCGACCCTGGAGAAGGGCGTTTCCCTCATGACCATCGTTGCCGAAGGCGACGACGCCATCATCGAGCAGATCGTCAAACAGCTTCGCAAGCTGATCCCCACCATAAAGGTCAAGGATCTCACCGAATTGAAGTCGGTTGAGCGGGAAATGGTGTTGGTCAAGGTCAACGCCGAGGATTCCAAACGGGCCGAGATCCTGCGTATTGTTGACATCTTCAGGTGCAAGGTAGTAGATGTCTCCGCCGACGAGTTGACCATCGAGATCACGGGAGACCAGGGAAAGATCGGCGCGATCGTCAACCTGCTCACCCGTTTCGGCATCAAGGAAATCGCCCGTACCGGAAACGTTGCCATGCAGCGTTCCATGCAGATCGACCTATAA
- the ilvB gene encoding biosynthetic-type acetolactate synthase large subunit: MKLTGAQILLKCLEEEGVDVMFGFPGGAVIDIYDEIPNSKVEHILVRHEQGAIHAADGYARATGGVGVCLVTSGPGATNTVTGIATAYADSIPVVIFTGQVPRPLIGNDAFQEVDIVGITRPCTKHNYLVQDIKDLQTIIKQAFYLARSGRPGPVLVDLPKDVQQQTIEFDYPKEVSMRSYNPTKEPHIGQVRKVAKLLKKAKKPLFYTGGGVITSAAHEELTWLGQKLNIPVTSTLMGLGAFPGDDGLFLGMLGMHGTYAANMAVNNCDLLLAVGARFDDRVTGRVDSFAPGATIVHIDVDPTSIQKNVSVHVPIVADCKSALAALKKETEATLGDFDWAGAHKEWVDEVQGWSAEHPLTYKDDGKSIKPQYVVEKIYEITKGDAIIATEVGQNQMWAAQFYKYTRPNTLLTSGGLGTMGYGFPAAMGAQRAFPDKLVIDIAGDGSIQMCIQEMMTVVCNKLPVKIIILNNGYLGMVRQWQELFYEKNYCSTCMDAQPDFVKLAEAYGAVGFRVTEKKDVEKTLREAFKVDKPVIVDIRVEKEENVYPMVPAGASLTEMLLV; encoded by the coding sequence ATGAAACTCACCGGGGCCCAGATCCTCCTCAAATGTCTGGAAGAGGAAGGTGTTGATGTCATGTTCGGCTTCCCCGGGGGAGCCGTGATCGACATATACGACGAGATACCGAACTCCAAGGTGGAGCACATCCTGGTTCGTCACGAGCAGGGAGCCATCCATGCCGCTGACGGCTATGCCCGCGCCACGGGTGGGGTTGGGGTATGCCTCGTCACTTCCGGCCCCGGCGCCACCAACACGGTCACCGGCATTGCCACGGCCTATGCCGACTCCATTCCGGTGGTCATTTTCACAGGTCAGGTTCCCCGTCCGCTCATCGGCAACGATGCCTTTCAGGAAGTGGACATCGTGGGCATCACCAGGCCGTGCACCAAACACAACTATCTGGTCCAGGACATCAAGGACCTTCAAACAATCATCAAGCAGGCATTCTACCTGGCCCGGTCCGGTCGCCCCGGACCGGTCCTGGTGGACCTGCCCAAGGACGTTCAGCAGCAGACCATCGAGTTCGACTACCCCAAGGAAGTCTCCATGCGCAGCTACAATCCGACGAAGGAGCCGCACATCGGACAGGTCCGCAAGGTTGCCAAGCTGTTGAAAAAGGCCAAGAAGCCCCTGTTCTACACCGGGGGCGGCGTCATCACTTCCGCTGCCCACGAGGAATTGACCTGGCTCGGCCAGAAGCTCAATATCCCGGTCACGTCCACCCTCATGGGACTGGGCGCGTTTCCGGGCGACGACGGGCTGTTCCTGGGCATGCTCGGCATGCACGGCACCTACGCGGCCAACATGGCCGTGAACAACTGCGACCTGCTGCTGGCCGTGGGAGCGCGTTTCGACGACCGCGTCACAGGCAGGGTCGATTCCTTTGCCCCCGGGGCTACCATCGTGCACATCGACGTGGATCCGACATCCATCCAGAAGAATGTGTCCGTGCATGTGCCCATAGTGGCCGATTGCAAGTCCGCCCTGGCCGCGCTCAAAAAGGAGACCGAGGCCACCCTGGGCGACTTCGACTGGGCCGGCGCGCACAAGGAATGGGTGGATGAGGTCCAGGGATGGAGTGCGGAGCACCCCTTGACCTACAAAGACGACGGGAAGTCCATCAAGCCCCAGTATGTCGTCGAGAAAATTTATGAAATCACCAAGGGCGACGCCATCATCGCCACCGAGGTGGGCCAGAACCAGATGTGGGCGGCCCAGTTCTACAAGTACACCCGTCCCAACACGCTGCTGACCTCCGGCGGGCTGGGCACCATGGGGTACGGCTTCCCGGCGGCCATGGGCGCGCAACGTGCCTTCCCGGACAAGCTGGTCATCGACATCGCCGGGGACGGTTCCATTCAGATGTGTATCCAGGAGATGATGACCGTGGTCTGCAACAAGCTGCCGGTCAAGATCATCATCCTCAACAACGGCTATCTCGGCATGGTCCGCCAGTGGCAGGAACTCTTCTACGAGAAGAACTACTGTTCCACCTGCATGGACGCCCAGCCCGATTTCGTGAAGCTGGCCGAGGCCTACGGGGCTGTCGGTTTCCGGGTCACCGAGAAGAAGGACGTGGAAAAGACGTTGCGCGAGGCCTTCAAGGTGGACAAGCCGGTCATCGTGGACATCCGCGTGGAAAAGGAAGAAAACGTCTATCCCATGGTCCCGGCGGGCGCGTCCCTGACCGAGATGCTGTTGGTCTAG
- a CDS encoding DUF2179 domain-containing protein, which yields MDVLFFGVLIFLAEVAVLTLGTVRTMVTVLGESRAAFALGCLEMTLWIFGTSAVMLKVGEEPFLGVCYAMGFAVGNVVGILAEKKLALGNVVVRIISAFHGAEIARAVRCAGFMITTVAGEAADGPVTVQFVVCKRKDMKDVLRVARGVDPELFYTFETAGGASSIHSPSGSRVDKLLGPIKKVVPQI from the coding sequence ATGGATGTCTTGTTTTTCGGGGTACTTATATTCCTTGCCGAGGTTGCCGTGCTGACTCTGGGCACGGTCCGGACCATGGTCACCGTGCTCGGCGAGTCCAGAGCGGCCTTTGCGCTCGGCTGCCTTGAGATGACGTTGTGGATTTTCGGCACCTCGGCGGTCATGCTCAAGGTGGGCGAAGAGCCGTTCCTCGGCGTGTGCTACGCCATGGGATTTGCCGTGGGCAACGTGGTCGGCATCCTGGCCGAGAAGAAGCTGGCCCTGGGCAATGTCGTGGTGCGCATCATCAGCGCGTTTCACGGCGCGGAGATCGCCCGGGCGGTCCGTTGCGCCGGGTTTATGATCACCACAGTGGCGGGCGAGGCCGCAGACGGTCCGGTCACGGTCCAGTTCGTGGTCTGCAAGCGCAAGGACATGAAGGACGTGCTGCGCGTCGCCCGGGGCGTTGACCCGGAGTTGTTCTACACCTTCGAGACCGCAGGCGGGGCCAGTTCCATTCACAGTCCGTCGGGCAGCCGGGTCGACAAGCTGCTCGGACCGATCAAGAAGGTCGTTCCCCAGATTTAA
- a CDS encoding alpha/beta fold hydrolase, with product MDLFEAVETHGDNHVAGWVQTTDGVRLWVNVRGTGRPVIMVHGWTMSSLFWRRQDVLSDTFQVVTLDLRGHGRSQTTPRGHTVPRYATDVREVISALRLKNALLLGWSMGGSVVLEYWQQYGADKVSALGLVETAPYPMSPAAWNMHKCHGHSVQAMNDDLAAMAEDREGFADRFVNAMFLAGQAPHHCLKWMKREQLKIPTSVASSIYEDYAQRDYTGVLPTVTVPALVLYGRSRHMCFGPSTGRYVAGSVPGSRFAILDKSGHLPFYEQADDFNETLTSFLTQPDS from the coding sequence ATGGACCTTTTCGAGGCCGTAGAGACCCACGGCGACAACCACGTTGCCGGGTGGGTGCAGACCACGGACGGCGTGCGCCTCTGGGTGAACGTGCGCGGCACGGGCCGCCCCGTGATCATGGTCCACGGCTGGACCATGAGCTCGCTTTTCTGGCGTCGCCAGGACGTGCTTTCCGACACCTTCCAGGTCGTCACCCTGGACCTGCGCGGCCACGGACGGTCCCAGACCACGCCTCGCGGCCACACAGTTCCCCGATACGCCACGGACGTGCGCGAGGTCATCTCGGCGCTCAGGCTCAAGAACGCCCTGCTTCTGGGCTGGTCCATGGGCGGCTCCGTGGTCCTGGAATACTGGCAACAGTATGGCGCGGACAAGGTCTCCGCACTGGGATTGGTGGAAACCGCGCCCTATCCCATGTCGCCCGCAGCGTGGAACATGCACAAATGCCACGGCCACAGCGTCCAGGCCATGAACGACGACCTCGCCGCCATGGCCGAGGACCGGGAAGGGTTTGCCGACCGGTTCGTCAACGCCATGTTCCTGGCAGGCCAGGCCCCGCACCACTGCCTGAAATGGATGAAAAGGGAGCAGTTGAAGATTCCGACCAGTGTGGCGTCAAGCATCTACGAAGACTATGCGCAGCGTGACTACACGGGGGTGCTGCCCACGGTAACCGTGCCCGCGCTGGTCCTCTACGGGCGCTCCCGGCACATGTGCTTCGGCCCCTCCACCGGACGATACGTGGCCGGTTCCGTGCCCGGTTCCCGATTCGCCATTCTGGACAAAAGCGGCCATTTACCCTTTTATGAGCAGGCGGATGATTTCAACGAGACCCTGACCAGTTTCCTGACCCAACCGGACTCCTGA
- a CDS encoding chalcone isomerase family protein: MKLLTTGLAALILTISMAVPALSAEEAGVTLLDSQFVGTNMVMLNGIALREKFFVDVYVAGLYLAEKASDPATILSKDSARLMVMHFVHDVEAKKINDAWMEGLQDNIEPVTPELTAQFEQLASMMEDIKDGEAMSFSYEPGAGTTVMVKGMNKGAIPGKEFADAILATWIGPKPGPGKSFKKALLGQ; this comes from the coding sequence ATGAAATTGCTGACCACCGGACTTGCCGCCCTGATCCTCACCATCTCCATGGCCGTGCCAGCCCTGTCCGCCGAAGAGGCGGGCGTGACCCTGCTAGATTCCCAATTCGTCGGCACCAACATGGTGATGCTCAACGGCATCGCCCTGCGCGAAAAATTCTTTGTGGACGTCTATGTGGCGGGCCTCTACCTGGCCGAAAAAGCCTCTGATCCGGCAACTATCCTGAGCAAGGACTCGGCGCGGCTCATGGTCATGCACTTTGTGCACGACGTGGAGGCCAAAAAGATCAACGATGCGTGGATGGAGGGGTTGCAGGACAACATTGAGCCGGTCACCCCGGAACTGACGGCCCAATTCGAACAATTGGCGTCCATGATGGAAGACATAAAGGACGGCGAGGCCATGTCCTTTTCCTACGAACCCGGCGCGGGCACCACCGTCATGGTCAAGGGAATGAACAAGGGCGCCATTCCCGGCAAGGAATTCGCGGACGCCATCCTGGCAACATGGATCGGCCCCAAGCCCGGACCGGGCAAGAGCTTCAAGAAAGCACTGCTCGGACAGTAG
- the ilvC gene encoding ketol-acid reductoisomerase, protein MKVYYEKDADLSLLKDKTVAVVGYGSQGHAHAQNLRDSGVNVIVAQRPGGPNYDLAKEHGFEPMSVAEASKQADMIMILLPDQYQADVFRSEILPYLEEGNVIAFGHGFNVHFQQIVPPKGVDCVMIAPKGPGHLVRRTFTEGGAVPCLAAVAVDASGKAMDIALAYAKGIGGTRSGVIETTFKEETETDLFGEQAVLCGGLTALCKAGFDTLVEAGYQPEVAYFECLHELKLIIDLMYEGGMAKMRYSISDTAEYGDYVTGPRIITDETREEMRRVLKDIQTGRFARDFILDNKAGQVELKTMRRIGAESQIEEVGGRLREMMSWLKK, encoded by the coding sequence ATGAAAGTGTATTATGAGAAAGATGCTGACCTGAGCCTGCTCAAGGACAAAACCGTTGCCGTTGTCGGCTACGGCAGCCAGGGCCACGCCCATGCGCAGAACCTGCGTGACTCCGGCGTCAACGTCATCGTGGCCCAGCGTCCCGGTGGCCCGAACTATGATCTGGCCAAGGAACACGGCTTCGAGCCCATGTCCGTTGCCGAGGCTTCCAAGCAGGCCGACATGATCATGATCCTGCTGCCCGACCAGTATCAGGCGGACGTCTTCCGCAGCGAGATTCTCCCGTACCTCGAAGAGGGCAACGTGATCGCCTTCGGTCACGGCTTCAACGTCCATTTTCAGCAGATCGTGCCTCCCAAGGGCGTGGACTGCGTCATGATCGCCCCCAAGGGCCCCGGCCACCTCGTGCGCCGCACCTTCACCGAGGGCGGAGCCGTCCCCTGCCTCGCCGCCGTGGCCGTTGACGCCTCCGGAAAGGCCATGGACATCGCGCTCGCCTATGCAAAGGGCATCGGCGGCACCCGTTCCGGCGTTATCGAGACCACCTTCAAGGAAGAGACCGAGACCGACCTGTTCGGTGAGCAGGCCGTGCTCTGCGGCGGTCTGACCGCGCTTTGCAAGGCCGGGTTCGATACCCTGGTGGAAGCGGGCTATCAGCCCGAGGTCGCCTACTTCGAGTGCCTGCACGAGCTCAAGCTGATCATCGACCTCATGTACGAGGGCGGCATGGCCAAGATGCGTTACTCCATCTCCGACACCGCCGAGTACGGCGACTACGTCACCGGCCCGCGCATCATCACCGACGAGACCCGCGAGGAAATGCGCCGCGTGCTCAAAGACATCCAGACCGGCAGGTTTGCCCGCGACTTCATCCTGGACAACAAGGCCGGACAGGTTGAACTCAAGACCATGCGCCGCATCGGCGCGGAATCCCAGATCGAGGAAGTCGGCGGTCGTCTGCGCGAAATGATGAGCTGGCTCAAGAAATAG
- the tsaA gene encoding tRNA (N6-threonylcarbamoyladenosine(37)-N6)-methyltransferase TrmO, with protein MDNQLVFIGTIRSSIKDITTAPKMETEPGAVRARIELDPKYAQGLDSMKPGDKLEIFTWFHKADRDVLMVHPRGNKNVPRRGVFSTRSPARPNPIGLHRVTLVALEGLTLDVEPLEAIDGTPVIDIKPKPKGK; from the coding sequence ATGGATAACCAGCTCGTCTTCATCGGCACGATCCGCTCGTCCATCAAGGACATCACCACGGCTCCGAAAATGGAAACCGAACCGGGAGCCGTGCGCGCCCGCATCGAACTGGACCCGAAATACGCCCAGGGACTCGATTCCATGAAACCGGGCGATAAGCTGGAGATCTTCACCTGGTTCCACAAGGCCGACCGCGACGTGCTCATGGTCCATCCGCGCGGAAACAAGAACGTGCCGCGGCGCGGAGTCTTCTCCACCCGCTCCCCGGCCCGGCCCAACCCCATCGGCCTGCACCGCGTCACCCTGGTGGCCCTGGAGGGTCTGACCCTGGATGTGGAACCCCTGGAGGCCATCGACGGCACGCCTGTCATCGACATCAAGCCGAAACCAAAGGGAAAGTAG